TGACGGCGGTTTCGACCCGCAGGATACGTGCGCCGAGTTGTACCGGTTGCAGGCCGGCCTTGGCCAACAGGTCCACTTCGTAGGGAATCCAGCCGCCTTCCGGGCCGATCGCCAGGGTGACCGGCTCGTCCAACCCGCGCGGGCAGGCCGGGTAATCGCCGGGGTGGCCGATGAGCCCCAAGGTGCCTTCGGTCATCGCCGGCAGCCGGTCTTCGACGAACGGCTTGAAGCGTTTTTCGATGATGACCTCGGGCAGCACCGTATCCCGCGCCTGCTCCAGGCCCAGAATCAATTGCTCGCGAATCGCCGCCGGTTCCAGGAACGGCGTTTGCCAGAAGCTCTTTTCGACGCGGTAGCTGTTCACCAGCACCACCTTGGGCACGCCCATGGCGGCCACGGTCTGCAACACCCGGCGCAGCATTTTCGGGCGCGGCAGGGCCAGCAGCAGGGTCAGCGGCAGTTTGGCCGGCGGTGGCTGGTCGAAGTTGACTTGCAGCTCGGCTTCACCGGCCTCCAGGCGCAGCAGTTGGGCATTGCCCATCAGTCCGCCGATACGACCGACGCGCAGGCTGTCGCCTACGGCGGCGCGGTGTACTTCCTGCATATGCACCAGGCGCCGATCACGCAGCACTACGCGGTCGGCCGCGATGAAATCGGCCTCTTCAAGCAGCAGCAGGTTCACGGCTGTGTCGCTGGCGGCTGGTCGTCGTCGGCGGGTTGATCATCCGGGTGGTCGCCACGCTTGCTGATCAGGCCGCTGAACAGGATGCCGATCTCGAACAGCATCCACATCGGCACGGCCAGCAGCGTCTGGGAGAAGATGTCCGGCGGCGTGAGGATCATGCCGACCACGAAGCAGCCGATGATCACGTACGGGCGGATCTTCTTCAGGTATGCCACGTTGACCACGCCGATCCACACCAGCAGCACCACGGCCACCGGGATTTCGAAGGCCACGCCAAAGGCGAAGAACAGCGTCATCACGAAGTCGAGGTAGCTGGTGATGTCGGTCATCATTTCCACGCCGGCCGGGGTGGCGGCGGCGAAGAACTTGAAGATCAGCGGGAACACCAGGAAGTAGGCGAACGCCATGCCGGTATAGAACAGCAGGATGCTCGACACCAGCAGCGGCACCGCGATGCGCTTCTCGTGCTTGTACAGGCCCGGCGCGATAAAGCCCCAGATCTGGTGCAGGATCACCGGGATCGCCAGGAACAGCGAGACCATCATGGTCAGTTTCAACGGGGTGAGGAACGGCGACGACACATCGGTGGCGATCATCGTCGCACCCGCCGGCAGGTACTGG
Above is a genomic segment from Pseudomonas azadiae containing:
- a CDS encoding 16S rRNA (uracil(1498)-N(3))-methyltransferase — its product is MNLLLLEEADFIAADRVVLRDRRLVHMQEVHRAAVGDSLRVGRIGGLMGNAQLLRLEAGEAELQVNFDQPPPAKLPLTLLLALPRPKMLRRVLQTVAAMGVPKVVLVNSYRVEKSFWQTPFLEPAAIREQLILGLEQARDTVLPEVIIEKRFKPFVEDRLPAMTEGTLGLIGHPGDYPACPRGLDEPVTLAIGPEGGWIPYEVDLLAKAGLQPVQLGARILRVETAVTALLARLF
- the tatC gene encoding twin-arginine translocase subunit TatC, whose amino-acid sequence is MSADKPENDQHMPLVSHLTELRTRLLRCVAAIFIIFAGLFAFTQQIYTFVSTPLRQYLPAGATMIATDVSSPFLTPLKLTMMVSLFLAIPVILHQIWGFIAPGLYKHEKRIAVPLLVSSILLFYTGMAFAYFLVFPLIFKFFAAATPAGVEMMTDITSYLDFVMTLFFAFGVAFEIPVAVVLLVWIGVVNVAYLKKIRPYVIIGCFVVGMILTPPDIFSQTLLAVPMWMLFEIGILFSGLISKRGDHPDDQPADDDQPPATQP